Proteins encoded together in one Mercenaria mercenaria strain notata chromosome 18, MADL_Memer_1, whole genome shotgun sequence window:
- the LOC123538454 gene encoding WD repeat-containing protein 86-like isoform X3: MGCCASKSESSKKNSFLLQTLDGHETGVNCMALSEDGSVLATGSEDKTARLWSAKTSPCECIGILRGHEEYLNCILIEDCFCLTGSADKTVRKWDVSTCECVLIMRGHTSVIYRMICTGDFIFTSSYDRTARCWDFDNGECIRVFRGHKRGVYPLIFIPGDDEGADDIDNYDGSKDLLLTGSADFTARSWNFETGQCLKVFKGHTGAITCMSTDTMGRVLFTGSTDYSIRSWDLLKGEQLKLFAGHQGSVICMQVINKILYSGSSDHTGRAWVTEFGDCTRVYKGHKHTVSVIKMKDGLVYTGSGDSLVQCYDSKSGALRRTFAGHNVAITSLQIVEGRLFTGSYDGAVKVWDITGINDDTAFASDVIVSTKGSITDREQNMQALFSELQRNVNSRR; this comes from the exons ATGGGTTGTTGTGCCTCAAAATCAGAAAGCTCTAAGAAGAACTCGTTTCTTCTGCAGACGTTAGATGGTCATGAGACCGGGGTAAACTGCATGGCGTTGAGTGAAGATGGCAGTGTTCTGGCTACCGGAAGTGAAGATAAAACTGCACGACTTTGGAGTGCAAAAACATCACCTTGTGAGTGCATTGGAATATTAAGGGGTCACGAAGAATAccttaattgcattttaatcGAAGACTGTTTCTGCTTAACCGGAAGTGCTGATaaaactgtccggaagtgggatGTAAGCACGTGCGAATGCGTACTCATCATGCGCGGACACACTTCTGTGATATATAGAATGATATGTACGGGAGATTTTATATTCACAAGTTCGTACGACCGTACGGCACGGTGTTGGGATTTTGACAACGGGGAATGTATTAGAGTGTTTAGGGGTCACAAAAGGGGCGTGTATCCACTTATTTTTATCCCAGGGGATGATGAAGGTGCAGACGATATAGACAATTACGATGGTTCTAAAGATTTACTTTTAACTGGTTCTGCTGACTTCACAGCAAGATCTTGGAATTTCGAAACTGGACAGTGCCTTAAAGTGTTTAAGGGACACACTGGGGCCATTACATGTATGTCAACAGATACAATGGGTAGAGTACTCTTCACCGGAAGTACAGATTACAGCATTCGCTCCTGGGACCTTCTTAAAGGGGAGCAACTCAAATTATTTGCCGGTCATCAAGGCTCTGTGATATGCATGCAG GTCATCAATAAAATCCTGTATTCCGGAAGTTCTGACCACACCGGAAGAGCATGGGTGACGGAGTTTGGAGATTGTACGAGAGTTTACAAGGGGCATAAGCATACAGTCTCCGTCATCAAAATGAAAGACGGCCTTG TGTACACAGGCTCTGGCGATTCTCTTGTTCAATGTTATGACTCGAAATCCGGGGCTCTCAGGCGGACATTCGCCGGACATAATGTAGCTATTACCTCCCTTCAG ATTGTTGAGGGACGCCTGTTTACTGGTTCTTACGACGGTGCCGTAAAAGTCTGGGATATCACCGGAATCAACGACGACACAGCTTTCG CGTCAGATGTGATTGTATCAACGAAGGGCAGCATCACTGACCGGGAGCAAAACATGCAAGCTTTATTTAGTGAATTGCAAAGAAATGTGAACTCCCGACGTTGA